A section of the Heterodontus francisci isolate sHetFra1 chromosome 7, sHetFra1.hap1, whole genome shotgun sequence genome encodes:
- the LOC137371751 gene encoding caveolae-associated protein 2-like produces MGEDGVQAEKSSAEAVQGGTEPSPPPSPSLESSSPPSPAPGPIPAESVRESSQVNAITVLALLDKLVNMLDTVQDNQKKMEHRQIGVESSVKGIQSDITKLSKSHSTTSNTVNKLLDKSRKVSTNVKEMRERLDKQAVQVKKLETNQAQLLKKNNFRVLIFQEEAEIPANLFVEKPKEDVAAEDCMDTNKAVEDTPASLELSSDEDIHEGEDNDEIHDGEKSEKLQQSRAAKIKRSSMKKVDSIKKAFSRENIEKRMNKFGTKIVSPEKREKIKKSLTPSQQKPQSAKSSSFKVTPMTFKVKKVRNGETPPQSPSDTVVTLEANPSASAEDSEFPEVHLGPNTLASEEVKEMAENAEEEMKQAELAMGSSNNRGIVMKAESTEEAEILLETLPEDQQEGKAKHVGPNIELHIEEPDEPAVLQIKQTA; encoded by the exons ATGGGAGAGGACGGAGTGCAAGCGGAGAAAAGTAGCGCCGAGGCCGTCCAGGGAGGCACGGAGCCCAGCCCACCCCCCAGCCCGAGCCTGGAGTCCAGCTCGCCTCCCAGCCCGGCTCCCGGCCCCATCCCGGCCGAGTCAGTGCGGGAGAGCTCGCAGGTTAACGCCATCACCGTGCTGGCTCTGCTGGACAAACTGGTCAACATGCTGGACACGGTGCAGGACAACCAGAAGAAGATGGAGCACAGGCAGATTGGCGTGGAGAGCTCGGTGAAAGGCATCCAGAGCGACATCACCAAACTCTCCAAGAGTCACAGCACGACCAGCAACACTGTCAACAAGCTGCTGGACAAGTCCCGCAAAGTCAGCACCAATGTCAAGGAGATGCGGGAGCGCCTGGACAAGCAGGCGGTGCAGGTGAAGAAGTTGGAGACCAACCAGGCGCAGCTGCTGAAGAAAAACAACTTCAGAGTGCTGATCTTCCAG GAGGAAGCAGAGATTCCAGCCAACCTTTTTGTTGAAAAGCCAAAGGAAGACGTGGCAGCGGAAGATTGTATGGATACGAACAAAGCTGTGGAAGATACCCCTGCATCGCTGGAACTGTCCTCGGATGAAGACATCCACGAAGGTGAAGACAACGATGAGATACATGATGGGGAAAAATCGGAAAAGCTTCAGCAATCCAGGGCTGCAAAAATCAAGAGATCAAGCATGAAGAAAGTTGATAGCATCAAGAAGGCATTTTCCCGTGAGAACATTGAGAAAAGGATGAATAAGTTTGGCACAAAAATTGTGTCTCCCGAAAAACGAGAGAAGATTAAGAAGTCACTAACCCCGAGTCAACAGAAGCCGCAGTCGGCTAAGTCCTCCAGCTTCAAAGTAACGCCCATGACTTTTAAGGTGAAAAAGGTTAGGAACGGGGAGACGCCTCCACAGAGCCCCAGTGACACAGTCGTCACACTGGAAGCAAACCCATCAGCTTCTGCTGAAGACAGCGAGTTCCCCGAAGTGCACTTGGGCCCCAACACTTTGGCATCGGAAGAAGttaaagaaatggcagaaaatgCAGAAGAGGAAATgaaacaggcagaacttgcaatggGAAGCAGTAACAACCGGGGCATTGTAATGAAGGCAGAAAGCACAGAGGAGGCCGAAATTCTGTTGGAGACTCTCCCCGAAGACCAGCAAGAAGGCAAAGCAAAACACGTAGGGCCAAATATAGAGCTGCACATTGAGGAGCCTGATGAGCCCGCTGTTCTGCAGATAAAGCAAACCGCCTAA